The window TATTAGATGCTAAAATCATAGTATCCCATTCAGTTCTACATAGGCATATTTTCTAAATATGATAGCAGTTTACTTATTTATAAGGCAAGACATGGGAACTGTATAGCTTATATGCACACTTCATTATTAGTTTTTTTATCACGGGTCATACAGTCATCGCAGTTTTGAACAGTGTTATCACACGttgcagattttcctcatattgTGCAAACTAATCTGTGTGTCCTGGACTGGATGTTCATCAATGTGCAGCGAGTGTTGAGTTTAAACAGATCAGATTTAGACTACATCAACAAATGTTTGACTAGTTGGTACTGACTTCCCAACTTATCAcgctgtgtgtttatttttagaaTATTGTGAATTCAGTTAGTGTGTCAGACTTCagctgttgatgtgtgtgtgtgtgtgtgtgtgtgtgtgcgtgtgtgcgtgtgcgcgtgcGCGCGTGTTATAGACCCTTCCGGACAGTGCTGTGTCCAACTATGCCGCCTCACTGAGAGACAAAGGTTCCCTGGTACCCGCGCTCTACAAGGTCATCCGTGAGAACTACAGCGACGTATGGACACacacttttatgttttttaaatcatgtaGACACTTAGAGTGTTGTCTCATTTTATATTGTCTGTGTCAAattgttgtttctttgtctgaCTCTCCAATACACTGTATCTCCCAAATAATGCTCAACATTATTAATGCACCGTAAATGCCAAATTCAAATTGTATTACAGTTgcggttgtttttgtttttctgtcttctccAGTTGCTGGAGCCTGTGTGTCACCAGTTATTTGAGTTTTACCGGAGCGGTGAGCCGCAGCTGCAGCGCTTCACGCTACAGTTCCTGCCAGAGCTCCTGTGGAgcctcctctctgtcagtgcAGCCAGAGACCCCCACACCTCCGGCTGCATCGAGGCTTTGCTGCTGGGCATTTACAACCTGGTAGGGGAGATGATGAAAGTGGTGgttgctgttgtgtgtgtgcgcattttattttccagtgGCACATTCTAATGTCAAAGCTGATCTGTTTTATGTATTATCAGTAGAGGAGAGCTGCTTTTGTTAATATCAACAAATAGTTTCCAGAGTGATAAGTGCAAGGTAAGGAAAAACACGAGAAAAAAGTCCTTGATCCTTAGCAAGTGGGCGTAGATCGTGCAGTTCCAGAAGCAGAGGACTTAACCGCTCAACTACTCCTAGGATCTGCGTCATGTATTTTGAAAGATTACTTTCTGCCCTTTCTGCCTTGTGAGACAGCTATGCGTGGAGAGTGACAGGAAGTATGGGTAAGTAATAGGGGAATTGAAACACAGTGACTTTGCAAACACACAATATGGATGGGATGCACCTTGCAAATGCCTTCAAGCTTCCCACAGAACGATGTGAGCACTAGCAGTTATTATTACAGTGTGTTGAGTCCTATTTTCATCCGTTTTGGCTCCCGTTGTCCTATCTATCAGCAAAGTGCAGTGTCCCCTAACTTCCTCTCTGAATAGCAGAATAGgtcagctgtcagtcaacacACTGGCTGGCTCCCATTAATCTGTttgacattaacatgcacacagGGGACAGCAAAACCCTGGGGTCTGTGCGCGTGtcttcacacaacacacaaataaacacacacgcatacaccaGCAGACTGAGCGGGGAAGCGGAGACCCTGaggtccacacacacaaacacccacacataaCAGATGAGTGTGCTTGAAGAGATGAGCACACGCTCTTTAGATGTTCAGGGCACACTCACAAAAAaagcttctgtttttttctcgcccacagaaacattttctcattgtcttcctgtctttctctttcacagGAAATAGTTGATAAAGATGGACAAAGCAAAGTATTATCTTTCACCGTCCCTTCCCTCTCCAAACCGTCGGTGTACCATGAggtgagaaacacacaaacaacattgAGTTTGctgttgtagaaatgttaatttaCATACTTTATTCTCTTCTCCACGCCTCCAGCCTTCAGCCATCGGCTCCATTGCCCTTACAGAAGGGGCTCTAGCCAATCATGGGCTCAGCAGGGTGGTGTACAGCGGGCCACACCTCCAGAGAGAAACCTTTACAGCGCAGAACAGGTAAGAGTCTTGACGGGCCTGTCGGGTGGTGATGTGTCAGCAGGGTTGAAGTCTAGCTCGTTTTAAAATGGGCTTCCCGGCAGCAGGCCACCAGTCTGCCTGCTTAGAATTGGCAGCAAACACAACtttttgaaacacacacaaaaaggaggatgaggagtCTGACGAAGAAGCGCTGAGGAGTTCAGTGACCATGCCCTTGTGCCTTCAAACTGTGCAACGTTATGCCAAGAAACTCTTTTCTTCTATTGTTACAGTTTCAGACTGTCTAAATTGTGTTCACTAACACAGTTTATCAACAGTCTCAAAAAGTTAAATGCGCtataaaaaactgaataatgAAATTTGACAGAAATGTGAATGTTGATAAGGGCACAAAAAATcgtattgtgattattttgaccaATGTTAcaattgcaatatgattcagGATTAGCAGAATGtattatttttgcatcacagttttcatttttactaaataaaatattaaaattctgatgatgtgacatttgttttagATCTTACAAGCGTCATCTCTTAAATTATAAGTAGTCATGTTCATGTCAGGCTGCATGTTTTCTGCTATGATGTGTGTGAACGTAAACAGTCCATTAAACTCGGACATATTGAACCAGCTCAGATACTGTTTCTGATGCAGTCATAGGGAAGATAAGTTGGGACACAAATCTATCCAAAAAGTATGAATTTTAACTAACATTTCAAGTTTAATATAGCCGACAGCCTCGTTAATTATGGTAGATTACCTTAAAAGTCAGTTTTAGTGACTCCTGTCTTGTCATAGAGAGTTTTGCTGCTGCCAGGGCCAATTATTTTTATGCATGGTGCACTGGCGTCAGTGATAGCCGATGGCAGTTGTCTTTGCTTTGTTGCATTAGAAGTTGTTATATCGCTGTAAGGGTGTCCTGAATTAATGAAATGCGGCTGCAGTGCAGCCAAACTCTGAAGGTCAGGGAAGTAGAACGTCCTCCGCTTTTTTCATTCAGCACTTTTTTCTTATACTGTTTCAAACTGACTTGAAAGAGGTTTTAAAAATAGGTTTTACTTCCAACGTATGATAGAAAACAAGTCTGGCTGCTTTTCAAGATCAGTGAGAGATACTTTGATCTTAATGTCTTTAATGAAGCAGTAGTTGTGAAAAGTTATTGGTCTAGGCATCTTTTATCTTTCGAATACAAGTTTGAAAATCGTAAGATGTGAGCTTACTTCTGTAATTGTTCAGTCTcccatttgttgtgttttttttctacagtatGGATGCATGTGCAGCAGATATATTTGAAATCTTGTTTTATCTCTCACAAAGGTCATTAGATGTGCTTTTTTTAAgggcatgtttgtgtttttttagattTGAGGTGCTgaccttcctgctgctgtgctACAACGCTGCACTCAGCTACAtgacctccacctccctccagTCCCTCTGCCAGCTCAGCTCCAGGTAAAacatacaatcacacacacagacgctaTTTTGCAAGCTCTTGCTTATCTGATCCTCTTATAGACTTTGGTGCCAGAGAGAGCCAAGATACCGCTATTCGGTATCCCTGCGATGTAGACACATCCAGCTCAGAGGTTTTGGTAATCTGCCAGCTGCAGTTGAGCATTGCTCTGATAAGTAGAGAGCTAAAGAGAAGTCATAAGCTTTTTATTTCCCCCTAGACAGTTTGCTGTGTGTCAGCTGTGTAAAGTACACAGCAGCTCATGAAGCTTCAAATGTACAGGTGTTATCTCAGTCTTAGCTGAATCCTCTTTGTTGCAACTTGTGTGATACCTGTTTGTAAATAATTAACTACGATTATTGTGTGTCATGCattgtatgtatatgtgtgtatttatatgtatatgtatgtgtatatatatatatatattttgtgtgtgtgtgtgtgtgtgtgtgtttatacccAGCAATTACTTTCTCATTCCCCTAATGGAAGTAAATTCCTCTTAATGGAGCTGCAGCCAACTAGCTCAGTGGAGTGGTTTCCCCGATTGAAGCTTCCccgttgtgttttttcatttgtcatCCTCCAGGGTGTGTATATGCGGTTACCCACGGCAACAGATCCGACGCTACAAGGGCATTAGCACACGGCTGACTGTCACGTCAGAGTTTCTGGTTCAGCTCATCACAGGGATACACTATGCTTTGTGAGTGTACACACATGCCTGCACAAACAGCCAGACCAACGCAGCACTGACTCACTGATTATTTCTCTAAGTGTGTGTACTGCTAAATGTTTTTCTTACTATCTGCTGCCTGTGTTCATTCTCTATGATGGTGTGCATTTCACAAACAGTGTAGCCATAGATGGGAAGGCCTCATATCGGCTTAAAATTATCAAAAAGTTATCGTACACGAGTCATAATTTGTAATTTTACGGAACATGTATATAAACATAACATCAGTTTTATGCAAGCTGATGCAGCCATGATGTGTGCAAAAGCCTACTAATACAAAATTGAACTAGAATGgcagagcgcatacctccgccaaggccaaCAGCCGCccttaattcaatcaagccacatttttatttggatccatatcaaattgtactcactcatagataccagccacctaaatacagcTGAATTTGACCAAacgttaatggggtctattctgggctgagagcCATACTCCATCCAAGTTCTGtagaaatccgttcagtagtttttgtgtaatcctgctgacaaaccaaccaaataacaacacagcctccttggtggaggtaattgCAAGACAGCATGACATTATAGGCAAACTGGTGCCTTATAAACAACTCTACCTGAACACGACAAACCATAGTGAGAAAATTCAAGCTCCACCTGCAAGTTGCTTCAAATGAGTGTCGAGCGGCAGGAGAGATGACAACAGCCATGCCTGCAGATCACGTTCATCATCATAACCTACACCAAGCATGACTGGCTGGAAAGAGTTCATGGCAGATTTAGGATCCATATTTTGCTGTACTGATCATGTCAGGAAACAGGACTAAAACCAGCTACTAATGTATGCATCCCAAAATGGTCAAAGTATCGTACATTATGGCACTTTTGGCATTATTGGTCGTACAGAGGGCAAAATTACTGCACATCTGGCAACACTGTTCACAAGTGAGTTGACATCTTTATCAGAATCTAGTATAAGCATTTGGCATCAAATTTACTAACTGGTGCCTGCTGTCTCGACCATTATCTATAGGTATTCTCATTTGAATATGTATAGACTTTCTCAGCTCTTATCTAAGctgttaaaggggctctatggaGTAtgcttgtaaacaaacaaaaggattGTTTACATGCAGTGTGACTCATGCATGTGTCTGCGATAGACAAACAAAATTGGGACCCACTCTTAGAAAACGAGCTCTCCATCTCTGGAGCACTGCTAAAGGTTTAAAACTCCACAGGGAAACCGTAATGTGTATCTCATATTCTGTgtttcatgttcatgtgtttgtgtgtaggtgtaATGGGGAAGTGGAACTGGGATCCAAAGCACTGGATGATGTTCTGTATCGGGCCCAGCTGGAGCTATTCCCCGAAGCGCTGTTGGTGGgtacaatacttttttttttatgctacTATCACAcatctccttcctctttgtgtgtttttggacctgtagtttgtgtgtgagtgttggcGAAAGCATGTGATTTAGACGCACATGCTCGCCTGTGGTTTTGATTCACGCACAGCACACTGTGCTGTATTGTGTTGCTGTCCGTGTGTGTCGGAGACTGCAAGCAGAGTGTAATCCCGCTAGATTATTTACATGCTTTCCACTCTGCTCCGTTAAGCTATAATCCTTGGGGCCCAGGGAGTAGGGGATTGGACCTAAGCTCACAGTATTACTACACAAGTCAAGGTGTATTCCTCCACAACAATCAAAACACACGACCTTTGGATTCACATTATTAAGAATGGTGATGGggctttaaaaagacaaattttCGAATTGAAGAAAACGCTTTGTGGGCACATgccatgaacacaaacacacacatgcactagTGTGTTAGGGTTAAAATATTAGCATTTTTGtccagtgtgtttatttgttgcgGTGGAACACAACACGTGGCTGCTACCTTAGCATAGCTTGGTGACGTGTAGCTCATGAGACCAAGgtgctgcagcctcacagacaaaagacatgttgtgttgtgattATGATCCCTTTTACTTCATGTAACATACTCAACTGTTACATGATCATTCATGCAAGTGCCACTTGAGAGTTTCCGGCGAGAACAGAGGTTATTACAAAAAGACTTAGTGTTATATCAAGGGAAATACAaagcctttttgttttcttatatcACTAGTCTGTGTGACAGTTTGGGCTAAGCTTGTGGGTTTATCCCTGTGCATAAATCTTGTAGAAATGGGCTTATTGATTAGATGTTATTGGTTTGGTAACATGTTCTGAGCTCAATCAGACTTAAGAGCAAAACACGTTTTAATGGCATCAGAGATGCTGCTCATACGGGCATTGTGTACATGACCAGTGCCTGTATACTTGGATCCATTTTTCGGTGATCTACTTATGTCTGTCCTTGCTCTACAGTACTACTATGTTTTCAGTGATGCAGCTGCTCAACAGgccacatttaaaataatttttgaaTCTTAAGAGTTggatgaaaaaatgatttgattatgatgaatgatttaaaaaaaaccttaatgTAATGCAGTCTGCTGGAAATAGTCTTGGTCAATAATTCATGcatcagctttaaaatcatACCAGTCaaattttttttgaaaatataatcAGTGAATGTAAttccaaaaaaaaccaaactaaAACACTACAGGTAGAtctcttttcacttttcttaCATTAATGCCACCTGATGAGCAGTTGCTGTACGACTGGGTTCctcctgatttaaaaaaaaaatgaaaatgtttataaaatgtcacaactTATACTAGAGTGTAGATTTCAAAGTTTAGGatgtgcacctgaatgcaccatgaagtcaCCAGTGTGTCAAACTCTGGATTGTCATTCACTTGAAGAAAGTATCTTTTGACTTTTGCTTTCTAAATTTTAAATACCATAATTATCGTATCAGCTTTGCACATCTGTGAATTCGCAGTAATTGTAATTCTTATTTTGGTGCACAACAGACAAGAATTGGGCCTGCAGTAGAATGGACAGacaaaagtgaaacataaaacatgttggGTTGGTTGCTTACCTGTCAGAGAGCACCTAGTTTATCCTTCTGTGAAACTCTGGCATCCTCTGAAGCAGTAACATTCGTGGTTGTGTGCTTCTCCTCGGCCCCCAGGTGGGTAATGCGATCAAGTCGTCACTGCATGGCGCAGCGCTGAAGAGCAACAACAAGGAGGGTGCACGGAGTATCCAGGTGGAGATCACACCCACCTCCTCCAGGATTTCCCGAAACGCTGTCACGTCCCTCTCTATCAGGGGACACCGCTGGAAGAGACACGGTAAGGCACATACACAGGAGCAAATTGAGATGTAGGGACACAACTGTGGAAGTCCCTGagcttccacacacacattccttgaAACATTTTGCAATCCAATTTTTATGtggtaataaaaataaatactagATTGAAGAAAACATCCATGCCAAAGGAGAGAGCAAGAAGTTTAGATCTCTTCATTGTTCACTCACCCTATCATTTCATGCCCTTCAGTCAGTGTTAATAAGTGTTGTTTTCATCCTTCAATCCCAAATCTCTTAGAGGaccctccatccatccacctcCGTTTTAGAATCATCCCATTCAAAACtatgacttcctgtctgatctGTTGGGATTTGCCCAAGTTGAGGACAGTACAGAGACAGGCGAGCATTCGCAGCTTGAGACAGATTCAACACAGCATTATGAGATAATTTGACAGGAAAGCAGCGAGGAGAGAAATGAGGTACAGTTTGTACAACTGtgttgaatatttttaattcatgGTATTTTGACAGTAGGACAAATGAgacttttttctgtatttcagaCAGTCTGTATGTGGTTTAGAATTAAGAGAGTAGCTCCCTTTTCCCAGAGCACAGACACGAAAGGTAAATTACAGCCTTCAACTAGTTTAATAAGTAGGTTTCATCTTGAGCCTAACACCCCTTATTCATCTCATGGATATCTGCTGATTGGTGCCAGCTGCTTGTTTATGCGTAAAGCTTTTGTTGTGAGCAGATGATGGAGGAAAATactattaaatattaatttgtgtAGGGGTGAGCAGTGAGCCGGTATGAAATGCGATTCCATTCAAATATTGTGTCCGTATTCATCTCCATATAGCATGTACTTTGACCatgtgttctgttctgatcactatgattttgtctttttatttttctgccattacattgatgacttctgtgtgtcttgtgttactgtggtcgtgtgtgcctgtgcacatgaccgtttttgtttttcttatgtgtgtgcatgatccGTCtgtccatttgtgtgtgtgtgtgtgtgtgtcttgtgtgtatCAATGTACTGTCACACTACCCACCATGCCCCTCCACCCCCCACCAGAGTCCCAGGAGGTGAGTGTAGACAGTGAGGCCGCGATGGGGGGCGTGGCCATCCCCGAGATCAGTGTGACAGGTGTGGGCGGCGAGCGAATGCCCAACGGAGACTCCCTGCGGCCGCGCCCTGACGGCCGCGCCCAGCCCGACTGCGACGCCCTGGGCGCCGCCTCTGAGGTCAGCTTGGACCCCCGAGGTCATGACTCCGGCACGCGGGGTCAGGAGGTCAGGAGGCAGAAGTCTGTGAGGCGGATGGTGGAGAATGAGGGTTCTGGGTCGGCCTCCACAGGGAGGAGCCAGTACTAAGGTCCTGCCCCTCCTTCCCCCCCGACCCACTCCTGGGGTAACCTAGGTAACCGTGTGTGGGGGCGTGGTCTGAAAAGCTGCATGATGACTTCCCCCTTTACCTTTTTGCGCTGGGCTCCACCAACCTGTCTTCGCCTAATTGCACTATtcctctcatctgt is drawn from Pagrus major chromosome 3, Pma_NU_1.0 and contains these coding sequences:
- the hycc1 gene encoding hyccin isoform X2 gives rise to the protein MLAMDQGVVEEWLSEFKTLPDSAVSNYAASLRDKGSLVPALYKVIRENYSDLLEPVCHQLFEFYRSGEPQLQRFTLQFLPELLWSLLSVSAARDPHTSGCIEALLLGIYNLEIVDKDGQSKVLSFTVPSLSKPSVYHEPSAIGSIALTEGALANHGLSRVVYSGPHLQRETFTAQNRFEVLTFLLLCYNAALSYMTSTSLQSLCQLSSRVCICGYPRQQIRRYKGISTRLTVTSEFLVQLITGIHYALCNGEVELGSKALDDVLYRAQLELFPEALLVGNAIKSSLHGAALKSNNKEGARSIQVEITPTSSRISRNAVTSLSIRGHRWKRHDAVDLGSPDELMDISEVDEGVWPGGVGPDMTPPTITISNSVTTLNLGAKAMKKCRLGGRTSKDKDKEAGPLTTGRAASENTELSVKRLTLTSSQSVPKAGALTSLTRTASAVFSRSFEQVASGNAPPSSNHTASEAGRYSCSLQEEGLGYLSPAPNHTQRSPSISVHLGSDL
- the hycc1 gene encoding hyccin isoform X1, yielding MLAMDQGVVEEWLSEFKTLPDSAVSNYAASLRDKGSLVPALYKVIRENYSDLLEPVCHQLFEFYRSGEPQLQRFTLQFLPELLWSLLSVSAARDPHTSGCIEALLLGIYNLEIVDKDGQSKVLSFTVPSLSKPSVYHEPSAIGSIALTEGALANHGLSRVVYSGPHLQRETFTAQNRFEVLTFLLLCYNAALSYMTSTSLQSLCQLSSRVCICGYPRQQIRRYKGISTRLTVTSEFLVQLITGIHYALCNGEVELGSKALDDVLYRAQLELFPEALLVGNAIKSSLHGAALKSNNKEGARSIQVEITPTSSRISRNAVTSLSIRGHRWKRHESQEVSVDSEAAMGGVAIPEISVTGVGGERMPNGDSLRPRPDGRAQPDCDALGAASEVSLDPRGHDSGTRGQEVRRQKSVRRMVENEGSGSASTGRSQY